Proteins encoded by one window of Methylovirgula ligni:
- a CDS encoding tlde1 domain-containing protein: protein MTYWTYAPQDFTSFNRRGFFRRVLSEAAPGAVVLGLAALAGAWIVYVHPDAQIRVVEAPIEAPTLEAASLLRPQVAAQAVRTPAAPVHVAANVYSPFIDPTFSLKAARASFAQSAPLASTFGEDPEALSPSRVAAIPTQLAAIPMPPVEPQALVAPRVPADDVDTQDKSAQDDQSGKENVLPLSGDQNLAASAPLPPAHMVASVPLPAPRPDGLVVPEAENHTRVAVRQAPQPKETTQVAAAPTPPQDHNSFFDKLFGGINRPSGQALAYAESEDGVVDTSKPVAAVLSPYDHYTAVYNIATHTVYLPDGRRLEAHSGLGEAFDDPRYVRQKMRGPTPPGVYDLQPREQLFHGVAALRLVPVGGDPYGRVGLLAHRFMLGPRGDSNGCVSFRNYPAFLDAFRNGEVRRLVVVAGL, encoded by the coding sequence ATGACTTACTGGACCTATGCGCCACAGGATTTCACGTCGTTTAATCGACGGGGGTTTTTCCGCAGAGTTCTTTCCGAGGCAGCGCCTGGCGCTGTTGTCCTCGGCCTCGCGGCATTAGCCGGCGCCTGGATCGTCTACGTTCACCCGGACGCGCAGATCAGGGTCGTTGAAGCGCCAATCGAAGCTCCCACCCTCGAGGCGGCTTCCCTCCTCAGGCCGCAAGTCGCCGCCCAGGCCGTCAGGACACCGGCCGCTCCGGTGCATGTCGCGGCGAATGTCTACAGCCCGTTTATCGACCCCACCTTTTCGTTGAAGGCGGCCCGCGCCTCCTTCGCGCAGAGCGCGCCCCTGGCGTCCACGTTTGGGGAAGACCCCGAGGCCCTTTCGCCGTCCCGCGTTGCCGCGATCCCGACCCAACTCGCCGCGATCCCGATGCCGCCGGTCGAGCCGCAAGCGCTCGTCGCGCCCCGGGTTCCGGCGGATGACGTCGATACGCAGGATAAATCGGCGCAGGACGATCAATCGGGGAAGGAGAACGTGCTTCCCCTTTCCGGCGATCAGAACCTCGCCGCCAGCGCACCGCTGCCGCCGGCCCATATGGTCGCCAGCGTACCGCTGCCGGCGCCGCGCCCCGATGGCCTCGTCGTTCCCGAGGCTGAAAATCACACCCGCGTCGCCGTCCGTCAGGCGCCGCAACCGAAAGAAACCACGCAGGTCGCTGCCGCGCCCACCCCGCCGCAGGATCACAATTCCTTCTTCGACAAGCTTTTTGGCGGCATCAACCGCCCGTCCGGTCAGGCGCTCGCCTATGCCGAATCGGAGGACGGCGTCGTCGATACGTCGAAGCCCGTGGCGGCGGTCCTTTCGCCCTACGATCACTATACGGCCGTCTACAATATCGCGACGCATACGGTTTATCTGCCCGATGGGCGTCGGCTTGAGGCGCATTCGGGCCTCGGGGAAGCCTTCGACGATCCGCGCTATGTCCGCCAGAAAATGCGCGGGCCGACCCCGCCCGGCGTCTATGACCTGCAGCCGCGCGAGCAACTCTTCCACGGTGTCGCGGCGCTTCGGCTGGTCCCGGTCGGCGGAGATCCCTATGGCCGCGTCGGCCTTCTCGCCCACAGATTTATGCTTGGACCGCGCGGCGATTCCAACGGCTGCGTCTCGTTCCGCAATTACCCGGCCTTCCTCGACGCTTTCCGCAACGGC